The Cyanobacteriota bacterium genomic sequence AAGGCGATCCCATAGCTGATTACAGCGATCAATCTCAGCTATATCCAAGGGCTGAGTTGCACTACTTTCCACTGGTACCTGAATCGGCTTTGCTTGCAATGCCTTAATCTCCTCAAGAGTGCGCTGATAGCTATCGCCATCTCCTTGGTTAAGCCACAGATTAGCCGCCTGTTGGAGGTCGCTAATTGCCCCCGCGCGATCACCAAAGGCTTCCCTTGCCAAACCTCGTTGATAGTAAGGTTCTGGCATAGTAGGAACAAGATTGAGCACACGGGAATAATCTGCGATCGCCTGTCGATAATCTTGAAGCTGACGGTAAGCATTGCCACGCTGCAAGTAGACTTTAGGATCTTGAGTAGATACGAGCTGGTTAAGGTCATCGATCGCCCCACGGGCATCCTCCAACTCCAGGCGCACCATAGCTCGATGCAATAGCATCTGAGAGTCATGGGGAGCAAGACGAATCGCTTCCGTAAGGTCATGAATTGCTGCCTTGCGTCTGCCAACTTTGGCATGGACGATGCCCCGCTGGCAGTATGCCTTTGCATTTTGGGGATCGGTAAGAATCAACCAGTCCAAGTCAGCGAGAGCATCCCGGTAGTTACCTTGTTGCACCTTAGCCATAGCCTGCTGAAAGAACTGATCCAAGTTAATCCAGGGTTTG encodes the following:
- a CDS encoding tetratricopeptide repeat protein, which translates into the protein MEQDGYQQGLEKLKMGDRQGALQAFDHALQIDPQRAEVYAKRATLRRDLGDRDGALADYHRALQLQPTAEAHLGRALLYLAMGEPQAAMLDAEQALCLSPNLPAAHNVLGTAYCKQHNIPQAIAAYKTAAKLYLSQKDKTNAQRCLDTINQLQADSALPSSGVAASVATKPWINLDQFFQQAMAKVQQGNYRDALADLDWLILTDPQNAKAYCQRGIVHAKVGRRKAAIHDLTEAIRLAPHDSQMLLHRAMVRLELEDARGAIDDLNQLVSTQDPKVYLQRGNAYRQLQDYRQAIADYSRVLNLVPTMPEPYYQRGLAREAFGDRAGAISDLQQAANLWLNQGDGDSYQRTLEEIKALQAKPIQVPVESSATQPLDIAEIDRCNQLWDRLLRMVSGNREIAERLLAIAQERYPGKSEAWYLEKVIFDLESDR